In one Alphaproteobacteria bacterium genomic region, the following are encoded:
- a CDS encoding aromatic ring-hydroxylating dioxygenase subunit alpha has translation MDATYLVQNLLAARRPGYSLERAFYADRAVFDLEMETLFLNEWLFAGHGCEIPEAGDYTTYRIGRAEAIILRGADGEIRAFHNACRHRGSRICQTAQGNAARLVCPYHQWTYDLDGKLLFAREMGPDFDPEAHRLKPVACESVGGYLFVNFGDVPSDFAPVRARIEPYMLPHRLEYTKVAYKTTIVEKGNWKLVWENNRECYHCSGSHPELCRTFTDAPTVTGVEQTDGDTSLQDHWARCEAAGLPSRFYLDESGQYRVMRVPFLRDTESFTMSGKPACSKMLGAIREQRIGSMLLFHYPSSWNHLLRDHAISFHVNPIGPQETEVTTRWLVRKDAVEGIDYDLKTLTEVWNATNDQDRLLVEQNQLGVNSPAYQPGPYSPVHETGVRQFVDWYCDAMTRHLGAYAQPAAAE, from the coding sequence ATGGACGCGACTTACCTTGTCCAGAATCTGCTGGCCGCTCGGCGACCGGGCTATTCCCTGGAACGGGCATTCTATGCGGACCGCGCGGTCTTCGATCTGGAAATGGAGACCCTGTTCCTGAACGAATGGCTGTTCGCGGGTCACGGCTGCGAGATTCCCGAGGCCGGAGACTACACCACCTATCGCATCGGCCGGGCGGAAGCGATCATCCTGCGAGGAGCGGACGGCGAGATTCGGGCCTTTCACAATGCCTGCCGCCACCGCGGTTCGCGCATCTGCCAAACGGCGCAGGGCAATGCCGCGCGCCTGGTCTGCCCCTATCACCAATGGACATACGACCTGGATGGCAAGCTGCTCTTCGCGCGTGAGATGGGGCCGGATTTCGACCCCGAGGCCCACCGGCTGAAACCGGTCGCCTGCGAAAGCGTCGGCGGCTATCTCTTTGTCAATTTTGGCGATGTACCGTCCGACTTCGCCCCGGTCCGCGCCCGGATCGAGCCTTACATGCTGCCGCATCGGCTGGAATACACGAAGGTCGCGTACAAGACGACGATCGTCGAAAAGGGCAATTGGAAACTGGTCTGGGAAAACAATCGGGAATGCTATCATTGTTCCGGCTCCCATCCGGAACTGTGCCGTACCTTTACCGATGCACCGACGGTGACCGGCGTCGAACAGACCGACGGCGACACGTCTCTGCAGGATCATTGGGCCCGATGTGAGGCCGCCGGTCTGCCCAGCCGGTTTTATCTGGACGAAAGCGGCCAGTACCGTGTCATGCGCGTACCGTTCCTGCGAGATACCGAGAGTTTCACTATGTCGGGGAAGCCCGCCTGTTCCAAGATGCTGGGCGCGATCCGTGAGCAGCGCATCGGTTCCATGCTTCTGTTCCACTACCCCAGCAGCTGGAACCACCTGTTGCGCGATCACGCGATCTCGTTCCACGTCAATCCGATCGGGCCCCAGGAAACGGAGGTCACGACGCGCTGGCTGGTGCGTAAGGATGCGGTCGAAGGGATCGATTACGATCTGAAGACCCTGACGGAGGTCTGGAACGCGACAAACGACCAGGACCGCCTGCTGGTCGAACAGAACCAGCTGGGGGTGAACTCCCCGGCCTATCAGCCCGGTCCCTATTCCCCGGTCCACGAAACCGGCGTGCGCCAGTTCGTCGACTGGTATTGCGATGCCATGACACGGCATCTGGGCGCCTATGCGCAGCCCGCGGCGGCGGAGTAA
- a CDS encoding class I adenylate-forming enzyme family protein: protein MSQDQVTRIHQNIDRHLAERPDNPAVIDFDGRRLTYRDYAAAVSEAEAVLRGAGVVAGDRVLIVAENSLAAIAFVFACSRLDAWAVPVNARMTAAEMTRIRQHATPRAVVFTVKASPDAETHAEADSADLLTGRFGTIALSTPFDSTPEPVEPGRGQVGVVLYTTGTTGAPKGVMLTQGNLLFAGKASAELRDMTPTDTVYGVLPMTHVFGLASMVVAASHGGACIRLNPRFSAEALYNALREDVTILPAVPQMHAHLMHYTKAQGYTKLEGSGLRYVSSGAAPLDPAWKRNAEAFYGIPLQNGYGMTETTAGVCATRNAIGSPDVSVGYALPGVEIKLDEDIGGRSDGVGEILTRGPHIMKGYFRNPEETEKVLLPDGFLRTGDLGRIDENGMLHIVGRSKELIIRSGFNVYPQEVEKALNDHPAVVLAAVVGRTVEGGNEEVLAFVQVGDPAAVSEDELKAHIAESLSSYKRPSKIVITDRLPAAATGKILKNRLIETFRDQL, encoded by the coding sequence ATGAGTCAGGATCAGGTCACACGCATTCATCAGAATATCGACCGTCATCTGGCGGAACGCCCCGACAATCCGGCGGTGATCGATTTCGACGGCCGGCGTCTGACCTATCGTGACTATGCGGCGGCCGTGTCGGAGGCGGAGGCGGTTCTGCGCGGGGCAGGGGTCGTTGCCGGCGACCGGGTTTTGATCGTGGCTGAAAACAGTCTCGCCGCCATTGCCTTCGTTTTTGCCTGTAGCCGGCTGGATGCCTGGGCTGTTCCGGTCAATGCCCGCATGACGGCGGCCGAGATGACCCGTATTCGCCAGCACGCAACACCCCGTGCAGTCGTGTTTACGGTCAAGGCATCGCCGGATGCTGAGACCCATGCCGAGGCGGATTCTGCCGATCTATTGACCGGGCGTTTCGGCACGATTGCCCTGTCGACCCCCTTCGACAGCACGCCGGAGCCGGTGGAACCGGGGCGAGGGCAGGTTGGTGTCGTCCTCTATACCACCGGCACCACTGGCGCCCCCAAAGGGGTGATGCTGACCCAGGGAAATCTGCTTTTCGCCGGAAAGGCCTCTGCGGAGCTGCGCGACATGACGCCGACGGATACCGTCTATGGCGTCCTGCCGATGACCCATGTCTTCGGCCTGGCCTCGATGGTCGTCGCGGCGAGTCATGGTGGCGCCTGTATCCGCCTGAACCCGCGCTTCAGCGCGGAGGCACTCTACAATGCCCTGCGCGAGGATGTGACGATTCTGCCCGCCGTACCGCAGATGCATGCCCATCTGATGCACTATACCAAGGCCCAGGGATACACGAAGCTGGAGGGCAGCGGTCTGCGCTATGTGTCCTCCGGCGCGGCGCCGCTGGATCCGGCCTGGAAACGCAATGCCGAGGCTTTTTACGGCATACCGCTGCAGAACGGATACGGCATGACGGAAACCACCGCCGGCGTCTGCGCGACCCGCAACGCGATCGGCAGCCCGGATGTCAGCGTCGGCTATGCCCTGCCCGGTGTGGAGATCAAGCTGGATGAGGACATTGGCGGCCGAAGCGACGGAGTCGGCGAGATCCTGACCCGCGGTCCGCATATCATGAAGGGGTATTTCCGCAATCCGGAAGAAACCGAAAAGGTGTTGCTGCCGGACGGGTTCTTGCGAACCGGGGATCTGGGGCGCATCGACGAGAACGGCATGCTGCACATTGTCGGCCGGTCCAAGGAACTGATCATTCGCTCCGGTTTCAACGTCTACCCGCAGGAAGTGGAGAAGGCGCTGAACGACCATCCGGCCGTCGTGCTGGCGGCGGTTGTCGGCCGCACGGTCGAAGGCGGGAATGAGGAAGTATTGGCCTTTGTGCAGGTCGGTGATCCTGCCGCGGTGTCGGAGGACGAGTTGAAGGCCCATATCGCCGAAAGCCTGTCGAGCTACAAGCGACCGTCGAAGATCGTAATCACCGACAGGCTGCCGGCTGCAGCGACCGGTAAGATCCTGAAGAACAGACTGATCGAGACGTTCCGCGATCAGCTTTAG
- a CDS encoding nitronate monooxygenase gives MTPPDGSAAPVTDPAFDTPVTRIYGTRLPIVAGGLMWLADAQYVSAAARAGIISFITAASFPEPARLRDEIRKCRDLCDGAPFGVNVSMLPKLVQGEQTEAVFRLIADEGVRFVETSGRNPEPYIPMLKDAGITVLHKVPSVRYAVKAQSVGVDMVSIVGAECGGHPGMDMIGSMVNGALAERRLSIPFLIGGGIGTGSQLVAALAMGAAGVVVGTRFLVAEEVTAHPDYKRALIAASELDTALTMHTVRNTIRTLRNETTDRVAELESENPQIGIEGLMPYVSGKIGREAYRTGDVSRGMLSAGQSLGLTDRIEPFADIVNGMEREALAALSRLRPNIA, from the coding sequence ATGACACCGCCCGATGGCAGCGCGGCGCCGGTTACGGACCCGGCATTCGATACGCCGGTGACCCGAATCTATGGCACGCGACTGCCCATCGTCGCAGGCGGCCTGATGTGGCTGGCCGATGCGCAGTATGTTTCGGCCGCTGCACGGGCGGGCATCATTTCCTTCATCACCGCCGCCAGCTTCCCGGAACCTGCGCGGCTGCGCGACGAAATCCGCAAGTGCCGCGACCTGTGCGACGGCGCGCCGTTCGGCGTCAATGTCTCCATGCTGCCGAAACTGGTGCAGGGGGAGCAGACCGAAGCCGTGTTCCGCCTGATCGCCGATGAAGGCGTGCGCTTCGTCGAGACCTCGGGACGCAATCCCGAACCCTACATCCCGATGCTGAAGGATGCCGGCATCACCGTCCTGCACAAGGTTCCAAGCGTCCGCTACGCGGTGAAGGCGCAGTCGGTGGGCGTCGATATGGTCTCCATCGTCGGTGCGGAATGTGGCGGCCATCCGGGCATGGACATGATCGGCAGCATGGTGAACGGCGCGCTGGCTGAACGGCGATTGTCCATTCCCTTTCTGATCGGTGGCGGGATCGGGACGGGTTCGCAACTGGTCGCGGCCCTGGCCATGGGGGCTGCGGGGGTGGTCGTCGGTACGCGGTTCCTGGTGGCAGAGGAAGTGACGGCCCATCCCGACTACAAAAGGGCGCTTATTGCAGCCAGCGAACTGGATACGGCCCTGACGATGCACACGGTGCGAAACACCATCCGCACGCTGCGAAACGAGACAACGGACAGGGTTGCCGAACTGGAATCCGAAAATCCACAGATCGGGATCGAAGGGTTGATGCCTTACGTCTCCGGCAAGATCGGGCGCGAGGCATACCGCACCGGCGATGTTTCGCGCGGAATGTTGTCCGCCGGACAATCGCTCGGCCTGACGGATCGCATCGAACCCTTTGCCGATATCGTCAACGGCATGGAGCGGGAGGCGCTGGCCGCCCTCTCGCGACTTCGGCCGAACATCGCGTAA
- a CDS encoding enoyl-CoA hydratase family protein: MADVTLEQIGAALVVTNCDGARRNPLSPEFYAAIRNATDRAAGDATIASVILTGEGSFFCAGGDLKTLVKRREMTESGRREAIDGLHDVIRAIRACPKPVIAAVEGGAAGAGVSLALACDFLIAARGALFSVAYVKAGLVPDGGLTARLAAQLPRPLVSRLCMLGDPVSADRFYDLGMVTELCDPGGAMALATQYADRLAAGPAQALRYIKALLETASFSDPDSQLDRERDAMARALGSDEAAEGIGAFLSKTKPDFAKLRSGE; the protein is encoded by the coding sequence ATGGCCGATGTGACACTGGAACAGATCGGTGCGGCGCTGGTGGTAACCAATTGCGACGGTGCGCGACGCAATCCGCTTTCCCCGGAGTTCTATGCGGCAATCCGGAACGCCACTGACCGCGCGGCCGGAGACGCTACGATCGCCTCCGTCATCCTGACGGGAGAGGGCAGCTTCTTCTGCGCCGGCGGCGATCTGAAGACCCTGGTCAAGCGGCGGGAGATGACCGAATCCGGAAGGCGCGAGGCGATTGATGGTCTGCATGATGTCATCCGCGCGATCCGGGCCTGTCCGAAACCGGTGATCGCGGCGGTCGAGGGTGGCGCGGCCGGGGCCGGGGTTTCTCTGGCGCTGGCTTGCGACTTCCTGATTGCAGCACGCGGTGCTCTCTTCTCGGTGGCCTATGTGAAGGCCGGGCTGGTGCCGGATGGCGGGCTGACCGCACGTCTGGCGGCGCAACTGCCGCGCCCCCTGGTGTCCCGCCTCTGCATGCTGGGCGATCCGGTTTCCGCGGATCGGTTCTATGATCTGGGCATGGTCACGGAGCTGTGCGATCCGGGCGGCGCCATGGCCCTTGCCACGCAGTATGCCGACCGCCTGGCGGCCGGTCCGGCCCAGGCCCTGCGCTACATCAAGGCTTTGCTGGAAACCGCGTCCTTCTCTGACCCGGACTCCCAGCTGGATCGGGAGCGCGACGCCATGGCACGTGCCCTGGGCAGCGACGAGGCGGCGGAAGGCATCGGAGCCTTCCTGAGCAAGACCAAACCGGATTTTGCAAAACTGCGGAGCGGCGAATGA
- a CDS encoding PaaI family thioesterase — translation MSAEAIIRDETGPQRLIGYVLDVGQPDKCARCWLDVEDRHLNRHGVLHGGIAATLLDSACGATGSLTVDETGRVPFLTISINTQFVTPATGGRVTAVGRVTGGGRSLLFIEGQLTDESGTLIATATGVFKKVPPHRRGGV, via the coding sequence ATGTCCGCAGAGGCGATCATCCGTGACGAGACGGGACCGCAGCGCCTGATCGGCTATGTTCTGGATGTCGGTCAGCCTGACAAATGCGCCCGGTGCTGGCTGGACGTAGAGGATCGACATCTGAACCGGCATGGGGTCCTGCATGGCGGGATTGCCGCAACCTTGCTGGACAGCGCCTGCGGGGCGACAGGCAGCCTGACGGTCGATGAGACCGGGCGCGTTCCCTTCCTGACGATATCCATCAACACACAGTTCGTGACGCCGGCCACCGGCGGGCGTGTCACGGCAGTCGGACGTGTCACCGGCGGCGGGCGCAGTCTTCTGTTTATCGAAGGGCAACTGACCGATGAGTCAGGGACCCTGATCGCGACGGCGACCGGCGTCTTCAAGAAAGTGCCGCCGCACCGGCGTGGGGGAGTGTGA